One genomic segment of Blastopirellula marina includes these proteins:
- a CDS encoding PQQ-binding-like beta-propeller repeat protein — MSTCRLMLAVVLTSVVASSVVAQEWTRFRGPNGEGIAPDANIPSAPTEADFNWKVKLPGIGHSSPTIWGNRVFLMSADPDTGLRYVQCLDAKTGKTIWQKEFAAAASHLHTKSSYASCSPAVDEVHVYVAWADDDHTQLVALNHDGEPSWQVDLGPWVSQHGFGTSPMIFEDKLVISLMQLGDERKVKDRPIGISRLVAFDRKTGEKLWETKRDSDVAAYSVPCVYQMKDGKKVLIANSSAHGIAAHDPETGEQLWAEQVFNMRSVSSPVIAGDFILGSSGSGGGGNTVSAVDPNGGQPKLAWRLSRQASYVPTPVTYDDKVFVWYDKGIVSCLDAKTGKVLGQKRIGGNYYGSPIRVGNRLFCLSEEGNLMVVSADTNLEVLGETNLGEGSESTPSVSDGVMYLRTYSHLISLGGK, encoded by the coding sequence ATGTCGACATGTCGCTTAATGCTCGCCGTTGTTTTGACGAGTGTCGTTGCTTCTTCCGTCGTCGCCCAAGAGTGGACACGTTTCCGTGGGCCTAACGGAGAAGGCATCGCGCCGGACGCGAACATTCCTTCGGCACCGACCGAGGCCGACTTCAATTGGAAGGTTAAGTTGCCTGGCATTGGCCATTCATCCCCAACAATCTGGGGCAACCGTGTCTTTTTGATGAGCGCCGATCCCGATACGGGGCTGCGGTACGTTCAATGTCTCGACGCCAAGACCGGCAAGACCATCTGGCAGAAAGAGTTCGCCGCCGCGGCCAGTCATCTGCATACCAAGAGCAGCTATGCCTCGTGCAGCCCGGCCGTGGACGAAGTGCATGTCTACGTGGCCTGGGCCGATGACGATCACACGCAACTGGTGGCGTTGAACCACGACGGCGAACCTTCCTGGCAAGTCGACCTGGGACCATGGGTCAGCCAGCATGGCTTCGGCACGTCTCCTATGATCTTCGAAGACAAGCTGGTCATTTCTCTGATGCAATTAGGGGACGAACGTAAGGTGAAAGATCGACCGATCGGAATCAGTCGCCTGGTGGCGTTCGATCGCAAGACCGGCGAGAAGCTGTGGGAGACCAAGCGAGACAGCGACGTTGCCGCTTACTCGGTTCCTTGCGTTTACCAGATGAAAGATGGCAAGAAGGTGCTGATCGCCAACAGCAGTGCTCATGGCATCGCCGCACACGATCCAGAAACGGGCGAACAACTGTGGGCCGAGCAGGTCTTCAACATGCGCAGTGTTTCGTCGCCGGTGATCGCAGGAGACTTCATTCTCGGCTCCAGCGGTTCAGGCGGGGGCGGCAACACCGTCAGCGCGGTCGATCCCAACGGTGGCCAACCCAAACTGGCGTGGCGTCTCTCGCGCCAGGCCAGCTACGTACCGACTCCTGTTACCTACGACGACAAAGTCTTTGTCTGGTACGACAAGGGCATTGTTAGCTGCCTGGATGCCAAGACCGGCAAGGTGCTCGGTCAGAAACGTATCGGCGGCAACTACTATGGGTCACCCATTCGCGTCGGCAACCGATTGTTCTGTCTTTCGGAAGAAGGGAACCTGATGGTTGTCTCGGCCGATACAAACCTGGAAGTTCTCGGTGAAACGAACCTCGGTGAAGGAAGCGAATCAACGCCTTCGGTTTCCGATGGCGTGATGTACCTGCGAACCTACTCGCACTTGATTTCGCTGGGCGGGAAGTAG
- a CDS encoding DUF4404 family protein yields MQDKLAELRETLAELQRELREVDQLDTDTKSRLEGVMESINDALHREDTEALTHPSLRETINERNSQLEDNSYPSLTRILTNLADILGNSGL; encoded by the coding sequence ATGCAAGACAAACTAGCCGAGCTGCGCGAAACCCTTGCCGAACTGCAGCGAGAACTACGTGAAGTCGACCAACTAGACACCGACACCAAGTCGCGTCTGGAAGGGGTCATGGAATCGATCAACGACGCATTGCATCGTGAAGACACCGAGGCCCTGACCCACCCTTCGCTACGGGAAACGATCAACGAGCGGAACTCGCAGTTGGAAGACAACAGCTATCCTTCGCTTACTCGCATTCTGACCAACCTGGCCGATATTCTCGGCAATAGCGGCCTGTAG
- a CDS encoding trypsin-like peptidase domain-containing protein: MPRFRLNTLLSFSVMATLSLALVAPTPVIGQVFESDGIAMRFMKRVHQRSSSEVLGAFNSVVSHTRRATVELKRGGERVAMGGIVDPNGLIVTKASLVNTYNNDAPLVAELSNGDQYLTSEVAAIDKENDLALLRIDGKNLPVMEIAQTNKLSLGSLLATAGLAEEPVAIGVYGLDPHKVDMKNAMLGVMLSREPGPATVDMVVEKSAAANAGILAQDIIVSLNDLVIDSGSQLIETVRTFEPGDSLRVKLMRADKEVLLSVVLGEWVAGPNQARHEFQNHLGGELSTRRSGFPSVFQHDSYLQPEQCGGPVVNLDGQVVGLNIARAGRVATYAIPGSVLSESIAKMLSAAGATKNQDLVQSRLSAKPVISENDESALAPGETRWIPRETSK; this comes from the coding sequence ATGCCCCGGTTTCGTTTGAATACTTTGCTGTCCTTTTCGGTCATGGCGACTTTGTCATTGGCGCTAGTAGCCCCGACACCGGTCATCGGCCAGGTTTTTGAAAGCGACGGCATCGCGATGCGTTTCATGAAACGCGTCCACCAGCGCAGCAGCAGCGAAGTTCTGGGTGCGTTCAACTCGGTGGTGAGCCATACCCGCCGAGCGACCGTCGAACTCAAGCGTGGCGGCGAGCGCGTTGCCATGGGTGGGATTGTCGATCCCAACGGTTTGATCGTCACCAAGGCCAGCCTGGTAAACACCTACAACAACGATGCTCCTCTGGTCGCTGAACTATCCAACGGCGATCAATACCTGACGAGCGAAGTCGCCGCGATCGATAAAGAAAACGACCTGGCTCTGCTCCGCATCGATGGGAAGAACCTGCCGGTGATGGAGATCGCCCAGACCAATAAGCTGTCGCTGGGCAGCTTGCTGGCCACGGCCGGTCTGGCCGAAGAGCCGGTCGCGATTGGCGTGTACGGTCTCGATCCGCATAAGGTCGACATGAAGAACGCCATGCTGGGCGTGATGCTCTCGCGTGAGCCTGGCCCGGCAACGGTCGACATGGTGGTCGAAAAGAGTGCCGCCGCCAACGCCGGCATCCTGGCCCAGGACATCATCGTTTCACTCAATGACCTGGTCATCGATTCTGGCAGCCAATTGATCGAAACGGTTCGGACCTTCGAGCCAGGCGATTCGCTTCGCGTGAAGCTGATGCGAGCCGACAAAGAAGTTTTGCTGAGCGTCGTGCTGGGGGAATGGGTTGCCGGTCCGAACCAGGCTCGTCACGAGTTCCAGAATCACCTGGGAGGCGAACTGAGCACGCGTCGTAGCGGCTTCCCTTCGGTCTTTCAGCACGACAGCTACTTGCAGCCTGAGCAGTGCGGTGGACCGGTCGTTAACCTCGACGGCCAGGTCGTCGGGCTGAATATCGCTCGTGCTGGCCGCGTGGCTACCTACGCGATTCCTGGCTCGGTGTTGTCGGAATCGATCGCCAAGATGCTGTCCGCAGCTGGAGCGACGAAGAATCAAGACCTCGTCCAATCGCGTCTGAGTGCCAAGCCGGTGATCTCTGAAAATGATGAATCTGCCCTGGCACCTGGCGAGACCCGCTGGATTCCACGCGAGACGTCGAAGTAG
- a CDS encoding S1C family serine protease: MKQRILPSSYLSGSVAASFRKFLIVCGLILCMPLLAQAQDKGAPQTQRTAHFAEILTGDAPDNVADLRSMEQQIQSVSKKALAATVGVIVGPAQGSGVIVSEDGLILTAGHVIGAPNRDVTIILNNGKRVQGVTLGTDRSIDSGAIQITTPGKYDYLPIRQASGLREGEWVLVMGHAGGIVKDRLPALRLGRVLASSRDVIATDATLVGGDSGGPLLDIQGNVIGINSRIGNRITANLHVPSTRYLEDIERLKKSEVWGRLGGTQPYLGVRCESDRQEVVVTHVTPGSPAAVAGIQEGDEILQLNERKIGTFDDLKLMVNQYSPSDRIKVRIRRSSGSVITLEVELADRRELDRN; the protein is encoded by the coding sequence ATGAAACAACGGATCCTCCCCTCCTCTTATCTTTCCGGTAGCGTGGCAGCATCCTTCCGAAAATTTCTGATCGTCTGTGGTTTGATCTTGTGCATGCCGCTTTTGGCCCAAGCACAGGACAAGGGCGCTCCCCAAACTCAACGCACGGCCCACTTCGCCGAGATTCTGACCGGAGACGCTCCGGATAACGTTGCCGATCTGCGTTCGATGGAACAGCAGATTCAATCGGTGAGCAAAAAAGCATTGGCCGCGACTGTTGGTGTGATTGTCGGCCCGGCCCAAGGTTCGGGCGTGATCGTTAGCGAAGACGGACTGATCCTGACCGCTGGCCACGTGATTGGTGCCCCCAACCGCGACGTGACGATTATTCTGAACAACGGCAAGCGCGTGCAGGGGGTGACCCTGGGCACCGACCGCAGCATCGATTCCGGTGCGATTCAAATCACCACGCCTGGTAAGTACGACTACCTTCCCATTCGCCAGGCCAGCGGCCTGCGCGAAGGAGAATGGGTTTTGGTGATGGGGCACGCCGGCGGGATCGTGAAAGATCGTTTGCCGGCCCTGCGACTGGGACGAGTACTGGCTTCCAGCCGCGACGTGATTGCCACCGACGCGACCCTGGTGGGTGGCGACAGTGGCGGCCCACTGCTTGATATTCAAGGCAACGTGATCGGCATCAACAGCCGCATCGGCAACCGAATCACGGCCAACTTACACGTTCCTTCCACACGCTACCTCGAAGACATCGAACGACTGAAAAAGTCGGAAGTCTGGGGTCGACTGGGAGGAACGCAACCTTATTTAGGTGTACGTTGTGAGTCTGACCGGCAGGAAGTCGTTGTCACACACGTCACCCCGGGTTCCCCGGCAGCAGTAGCGGGAATCCAAGAAGGGGACGAGATCTTGCAGCTCAACGAGCGCAAGATCGGAACCTTCGATGATTTGAAGCTGATGGTAAATCAGTATTCTCCGAGCGATCGCATTAAGGTACGGATACGGCGCAGCTCGGGCAGCGTAATTACTCTTGAAGTTGAACTTGCAGATCGTCGCGAGTTGGACCGGAACTAG
- a CDS encoding SDR family oxidoreductase, with protein MPTRSRMIIGCGYVGIPLAAAFHAAGDVVFPTTRSQDRARQFEQQGYRAKIADVTRPETLRSLPEADTVVFAVGYDAGSGASREDVYAEGLNSVLEHLPETTRRLIFVSTTGVFGDAEGQTVDEETPCDPARPGGKAFLQAEHHLRSHPVWSQRSVILRMAGIYGPKRIPRSADIQAGKPIPAPGGGALNLIHVDDAVQAIRLAADAETFSPLYIVSDGSPVDRRDYYREVARLLHAPEPTFEEPDPNSPAALRAGSDRKMSNQRLVTELGFQPKYPSYREGLAAILSEGAM; from the coding sequence TTGCCAACACGCTCAAGAATGATCATTGGATGTGGCTATGTCGGAATCCCTTTGGCCGCCGCTTTTCACGCTGCCGGCGATGTGGTTTTCCCTACGACAAGGTCCCAGGATCGAGCCCGACAGTTTGAACAGCAGGGCTACCGCGCGAAAATCGCCGACGTCACCCGCCCGGAAACTTTACGCAGCTTGCCAGAAGCGGACACCGTCGTTTTCGCCGTCGGCTACGATGCCGGCAGTGGTGCCTCGCGGGAAGATGTCTATGCCGAAGGTCTCAACAGCGTCCTCGAGCATCTGCCCGAAACGACCCGGCGGCTGATCTTCGTCAGCACGACCGGCGTTTTCGGAGATGCCGAGGGGCAAACGGTTGACGAGGAAACTCCGTGCGACCCGGCTCGCCCTGGCGGAAAAGCATTTCTGCAGGCCGAACACCATTTGCGCAGCCATCCGGTGTGGTCGCAGCGCAGCGTCATCCTGCGGATGGCTGGCATCTACGGTCCCAAGCGGATCCCGCGTTCAGCCGACATCCAGGCCGGCAAGCCCATTCCCGCCCCTGGTGGAGGCGCGCTCAACTTGATCCACGTCGACGACGCCGTCCAGGCCATCCGCCTGGCAGCCGACGCCGAGACGTTTTCACCTTTATATATTGTCAGCGACGGCAGTCCCGTCGATCGCCGCGACTACTACCGAGAAGTCGCCCGGCTGCTGCACGCCCCCGAGCCCACCTTCGAAGAGCCAGACCCCAACTCCCCAGCCGCCCTCCGAGCAGGCTCCGACCGCAAGATGAGCAACCAACGGCTAGTCACCGAACTGGGCTTTCAACCAAAGTACCCCAGCTACCGCGAAGGGCTGGCAGCGATCTTAAGCGAGGGGGCAATGTAA
- a CDS encoding sulfatase, which translates to MTRLNALLFVLLLVSLCDAADKSMNVLFIISDDLTPTALSCYGNQVSQTPNIDRLAAQGTRFTRAYCNATYCGPSRASFLSGYYPHATGVFGYVSPRPQIGERAMWPQHFRSSGYYTARVSKIFHMGVPGGIEEGGNGADDPACWVERFNSPGPEWKAPGDGETLENNPDGKKPAVGGNTFVVVEADGDDEVHSDGKTAKKAVELIQQHAKADKPFFLAVGFVRPHVPFVAPAKYMEPYKPYAKQQLPEKVPGDWDDIPKMGINYKTSKNMKMDIRRQKKAVGGYYGAVAFLDAQVGKVLDALEASGQADNTIVIFTSDHGFHLGEHDFWAKVSLHEESASVPLIIKVPGQKPAVCHSLAQLLDLYPTTAALCGLEVPGRLQGKDITPMLKDPSASVHEEILNVSPIQQGFLLRTDRWAFIQYKEDGTGGIELFDMEKDPKQVTNLANDPQYQDVVADFKQKLSAKLADLRANDL; encoded by the coding sequence ATGACTCGCCTGAACGCGCTGCTGTTTGTTCTGCTCCTCGTTTCGCTGTGCGATGCGGCCGACAAATCGATGAACGTGCTGTTCATCATTTCCGACGACCTCACGCCAACCGCATTGTCGTGTTACGGAAACCAAGTCAGCCAAACGCCGAACATCGATCGCCTGGCAGCGCAGGGGACACGATTCACGCGTGCCTATTGCAATGCGACTTACTGCGGGCCCAGCCGAGCGTCGTTTCTTTCTGGCTACTACCCGCATGCGACCGGCGTGTTTGGTTACGTGAGTCCTCGTCCGCAGATTGGCGAGCGAGCCATGTGGCCGCAGCACTTTCGCAGCAGTGGCTACTACACCGCTCGCGTCAGCAAGATCTTTCACATGGGTGTCCCAGGCGGAATTGAAGAAGGGGGTAACGGTGCCGACGATCCCGCGTGCTGGGTCGAACGTTTCAACAGCCCCGGCCCTGAATGGAAAGCCCCAGGCGACGGCGAAACGCTCGAGAACAACCCCGACGGCAAGAAGCCTGCGGTGGGCGGCAACACGTTCGTGGTGGTCGAGGCCGACGGCGACGACGAGGTCCACAGCGATGGCAAGACAGCCAAGAAGGCAGTCGAACTCATCCAGCAGCACGCGAAAGCCGACAAGCCGTTCTTTCTGGCCGTTGGCTTTGTGCGTCCGCACGTGCCGTTCGTGGCTCCTGCGAAATACATGGAACCTTACAAGCCGTACGCGAAGCAGCAGTTGCCCGAGAAAGTCCCCGGCGACTGGGACGACATTCCCAAGATGGGCATCAACTACAAGACCAGCAAGAACATGAAGATGGACATTCGCCGCCAGAAGAAAGCGGTCGGCGGATACTACGGCGCGGTCGCGTTTCTCGACGCCCAGGTAGGTAAGGTGTTGGATGCATTGGAAGCAAGTGGCCAGGCCGACAACACGATCGTCATCTTCACCAGCGACCACGGCTTTCATCTGGGCGAGCACGACTTCTGGGCGAAGGTGAGCCTGCACGAAGAGTCGGCCAGCGTTCCGCTGATCATCAAAGTGCCTGGGCAAAAGCCTGCCGTGTGCCACTCGCTCGCGCAGCTATTGGACCTGTACCCCACCACCGCCGCGCTCTGCGGACTGGAAGTACCAGGCCGGCTGCAAGGGAAAGACATCACGCCGATGCTGAAAGACCCCAGCGCCAGCGTTCACGAAGAAATCTTGAACGTCTCGCCGATACAACAAGGCTTCCTGCTGCGAACCGACCGCTGGGCGTTCATTCAGTACAAGGAAGATGGCACCGGCGGCATCGAGCTGTTCGATATGGAGAAAGACCCGAAGCAGGTCACCAACCTGGCCAATGATCCGCAGTACCAGGACGTAGTGGCCGATTTCAAGCAGAAGCTATCCGCGAAGCTCGCCGACCTGCGGGCGAATGACCTGTAA
- a CDS encoding argininosuccinate synthase yields MPSCVLAYSGGLDTSVILGWLQDEGYDVHAVYVDLGQPCEDRQAILQKAKDCGAVSSRIVDGREEMCRDFAFPVLQWQAKYESIYLLGTSIARPLISKLCLQVAKEVGADAYAHGATGKGNDQCRFQLAAEALDPTVQVIAPWRIKKFRDAFPGRTELIAYCNEKNIPVKASTAKPYSSDENCLHISYEAGELEDLNVNGVELVDFGMTVSPQEAPDKPETVTIKVEKGVPTHVNGEKCTALEVVTKLNEIGGRNGIGRIDMVENRFVGMKSRGVYEAPGMTILYDALLNVEQLTLDRDLIHLRDQLKPIVAEDVYNGFWYNAKMDAMLAFIHNAMQKCTGEVTLQLYKGNVIVASRSSEFSLYDEGIATMEGGGSYNQDDAEGFLRIQGLPSRVQGRVTPRAY; encoded by the coding sequence ATGCCTAGCTGTGTTCTTGCTTACTCTGGGGGTCTCGATACGTCGGTCATTTTGGGATGGCTGCAAGACGAAGGTTACGATGTGCATGCCGTGTACGTCGATTTGGGGCAGCCCTGCGAGGACCGTCAGGCCATTCTGCAGAAAGCCAAGGACTGCGGCGCTGTATCGTCTCGCATCGTCGACGGCCGTGAAGAAATGTGCCGCGACTTCGCTTTCCCCGTTCTGCAGTGGCAAGCCAAGTACGAATCGATCTACCTGCTGGGTACCTCGATCGCTCGCCCGCTGATCTCGAAGCTCTGCCTGCAAGTCGCCAAGGAAGTCGGTGCCGACGCCTACGCGCACGGTGCGACCGGCAAAGGCAACGACCAGTGCCGCTTCCAGCTGGCCGCCGAAGCCCTTGACCCAACCGTGCAGGTCATCGCTCCTTGGCGTATCAAGAAGTTCCGCGACGCCTTCCCAGGCCGCACCGAACTGATCGCCTACTGCAACGAAAAGAACATCCCGGTCAAAGCTTCGACCGCCAAGCCCTACAGCAGCGACGAGAACTGCCTGCACATCAGCTACGAAGCTGGCGAGCTGGAAGACCTGAACGTCAACGGTGTCGAGCTGGTCGACTTCGGCATGACTGTCAGCCCTCAAGAAGCACCGGACAAGCCCGAGACCGTCACCATCAAGGTCGAGAAGGGGGTCCCCACCCACGTCAACGGCGAGAAGTGCACCGCGCTGGAAGTGGTCACCAAGCTGAACGAAATCGGCGGCCGTAACGGCATCGGCCGGATCGACATGGTCGAGAACCGCTTCGTCGGCATGAAGAGCCGCGGCGTGTACGAAGCCCCAGGCATGACCATCCTGTACGATGCCTTGCTGAACGTCGAGCAGCTGACCTTGGACCGCGACCTGATCCACCTGCGTGACCAGCTGAAGCCGATCGTCGCCGAAGACGTTTACAACGGCTTCTGGTACAACGCCAAGATGGACGCGATGCTGGCCTTCATCCACAACGCCATGCAGAAGTGCACCGGCGAAGTAACGCTGCAGCTCTACAAAGGCAACGTTATCGTCGCCAGCCGCTCCAGCGAATTCAGCCTCTACGACGAAGGCATCGCCACCATGGAAGGTGGCGGCAGCTACAACCAAGACGACGCCGAAGGTTTCCTGCGTATCCAAGGCCTGCCCAGCCGAGTCCAAGGCCGCGTCACGCCACGAGCATATTAA
- a CDS encoding sulfatase-like hydrolase/transferase encodes MFQASAMHFSRLILGIVLLAATTVLADERPNIILIMADDLGVEGLGCYGGTSYATPNLDRLAGEGQLFTHAYAQPLCTNTRVQLMTGKYNNRNWKYFGILDPRERTIGHFMQQAGYQTCMAGKWQLQSYDPPDYPGAQMRRDTGMKVEDAGFDTYNMYHSGHTELKGSRYANPTLNINGTLHEAIDGKYGPDLWVHFINDFVREASQKDKPFFVYYPMALPHWPMVPTPDSKEWSDPSRRLEEDTRYFPDMVAYVDKCVGQIVANVDALGLKDNTLILFYSDNGTNTKITSQTENGPVVGGKGLTTDAGTHVPLIVRWPGHIAPGKSDSLVDSTDFLPTLLDAAQRKQLTPGGIDGISFYSQLIGQAADARPWVFCHYDPRPGWDKDQFAHVRFARDKRYKLYDDGKLFDVPADPLERSPLDPAHEPAAATAARQELGTVLAQMSNPEPAPRDPLHFTATRQTEFVPAGSKLEVVYQGGTFTEGPTVAADGAILFSDVRESKTLRYDPKTGKTTIFRADSNNSNGMMHDAQGRLLSCEGAGGGPRRVSIRSLDGEVTTVVDNWQGKHFHSPNDVAIAPNSTVYFTDPRYGGNSPKEIYFEGVYLVRDGKAIVASDKVERPNGILISQDGSTAYVADNNNEFGGARSLLKFVIEKDGTFGQSTRLFDFGMGRRGIDGMAMDTVGNIYATAGSGIDAGVYIFSPTGEQLAKIRVPDLPTNCIFGGPSEPGALYITAQTEPDAQGKTSFGLFRIQLATKGYQIFPPAAAKE; translated from the coding sequence TTGTTTCAGGCATCCGCCATGCACTTCTCGCGACTTATCCTTGGTATTGTTCTGCTGGCTGCCACCACGGTTCTGGCCGACGAACGTCCCAACATCATTCTGATCATGGCCGACGACCTGGGCGTCGAAGGGCTTGGCTGTTACGGCGGCACCAGTTATGCCACCCCCAATCTCGATCGCCTGGCCGGTGAAGGCCAGCTGTTCACGCATGCCTATGCCCAGCCGCTGTGCACCAATACCCGCGTGCAACTGATGACCGGCAAGTACAACAACCGCAACTGGAAGTACTTCGGCATTCTCGATCCACGCGAACGCACGATCGGCCACTTCATGCAGCAGGCCGGTTATCAAACGTGCATGGCCGGCAAGTGGCAACTGCAAAGCTACGACCCGCCAGACTACCCCGGTGCCCAGATGCGACGCGATACAGGCATGAAGGTCGAAGACGCTGGCTTCGATACGTACAACATGTATCACAGCGGCCACACCGAACTGAAGGGTTCGCGCTACGCCAACCCCACGCTCAACATCAACGGCACCCTGCACGAAGCGATCGACGGCAAGTACGGCCCCGACCTGTGGGTCCACTTCATTAACGACTTTGTTCGCGAGGCCAGCCAGAAGGACAAACCTTTCTTCGTCTACTACCCGATGGCTTTGCCCCACTGGCCGATGGTGCCAACGCCTGATAGTAAGGAGTGGAGCGACCCCAGTCGCCGCCTGGAAGAGGATACCCGCTACTTTCCCGATATGGTGGCCTACGTCGACAAGTGCGTCGGGCAGATCGTCGCCAATGTCGATGCGTTGGGCCTGAAGGATAACACGCTCATTCTCTTCTACAGCGATAACGGTACGAACACGAAGATCACTTCGCAAACCGAAAACGGACCCGTCGTCGGCGGCAAAGGACTGACGACCGATGCCGGCACGCACGTTCCGCTGATTGTGCGGTGGCCAGGTCATATTGCCCCAGGCAAAAGCGACAGCCTGGTCGACTCGACCGACTTCCTGCCGACCCTGTTGGATGCTGCCCAGCGGAAGCAGCTTACCCCTGGCGGCATCGACGGCATCAGCTTCTATTCGCAACTGATCGGTCAGGCAGCGGATGCTCGGCCATGGGTTTTCTGTCACTACGATCCACGACCTGGCTGGGACAAGGATCAATTCGCCCACGTGCGATTTGCCCGCGACAAACGCTATAAGTTGTACGACGACGGCAAGCTGTTCGACGTCCCAGCCGATCCGCTGGAACGTAGCCCGCTTGATCCGGCACACGAACCAGCCGCTGCTACGGCTGCTCGCCAAGAGCTGGGAACCGTGCTCGCTCAGATGAGCAACCCCGAGCCAGCCCCGCGTGATCCGCTGCACTTCACGGCGACCAGGCAAACCGAGTTCGTCCCGGCCGGTAGCAAACTGGAAGTGGTTTACCAAGGAGGAACATTCACCGAAGGTCCGACCGTGGCGGCGGACGGAGCGATTCTGTTTAGCGACGTGCGGGAAAGCAAGACACTGCGATACGATCCGAAGACCGGAAAGACGACCATCTTCCGAGCCGATTCGAATAACTCCAACGGCATGATGCACGATGCCCAGGGACGCCTGCTTTCGTGCGAAGGAGCCGGCGGAGGCCCGCGTCGCGTTTCGATTCGTTCGCTCGATGGGGAAGTCACCACGGTGGTCGACAACTGGCAAGGGAAGCATTTCCACAGCCCCAACGACGTGGCGATCGCCCCTAATAGCACCGTCTACTTCACCGATCCGCGTTACGGCGGGAACTCGCCGAAGGAGATCTACTTTGAAGGCGTTTATCTCGTCCGCGATGGCAAAGCGATCGTTGCCAGCGACAAGGTCGAGCGTCCCAACGGCATCTTGATCTCGCAGGATGGCAGCACGGCGTACGTGGCCGATAACAACAACGAGTTTGGCGGGGCCCGCTCGCTGCTGAAGTTTGTGATTGAAAAGGATGGCACCTTCGGCCAGTCGACCAGGCTGTTCGACTTCGGCATGGGACGCCGCGGCATCGACGGCATGGCGATGGATACCGTGGGGAACATCTACGCCACCGCCGGTAGTGGCATCGACGCTGGCGTCTATATCTTCAGCCCAACCGGCGAGCAGTTGGCCAAGATCCGCGTGCCTGACCTGCCGACGAACTGCATCTTCGGCGGACCGAGCGAGCCAGGTGCGTTGTACATCACCGCCCAGACCGAGCCAGACGCGCAAGGCAAAACAAGCTTCGGCCTGTTCCGTATTCAACTGGCGACGAAGGGTTATCAAATCTTTCCACCGGCGGCGGCAAAGGAGTGA
- a CDS encoding YkvA family protein, translating to MSKTEAYDRLHEYAQKASPEDVQKIRENLIDMNRGPIKKIWHDVLTLWKMITDPNASWTSKAIAMGAVLYLISPLDGIPDLLPLVGLTDDAAVILAAVATLAFELKKYRDAKMSNTVDGKTAPAAS from the coding sequence ATGAGTAAAACCGAAGCCTACGATCGCCTGCACGAGTACGCTCAGAAGGCGTCGCCGGAAGATGTGCAGAAGATTCGCGAGAACCTGATCGACATGAATCGTGGTCCCATCAAAAAAATCTGGCACGACGTTTTGACCCTCTGGAAGATGATCACCGATCCCAACGCCAGTTGGACATCGAAAGCGATCGCAATGGGAGCGGTGCTTTATTTGATCTCGCCGCTGGATGGTATTCCGGATCTATTACCGCTGGTCGGTCTGACCGACGACGCGGCCGTGATTCTGGCAGCCGTCGCCACGTTGGCGTTTGAACTGAAGAAGTATCGCGACGCGAAAATGTCGAACACGGTCGACGGCAAGACAGCTCCAGCGGCGTCGTAA
- a CDS encoding amidohydrolase family protein: MIIDCHTHLNNYHEERVRSITECLDHLQKDMSDNRVDYALVLSSYKITPHRPATRDVVQATRDLDNIAVVAGISYLHYKERDLREMADFLADGLVKGLKLYPGYEPFYPHDKRLQVIYDLAIEFDVPVMIHSGDTYSPTGKVRFSHPLHIDDVAVDFPDLKIVICHVGNPWIRDCMEVVYKNENAHADISGLVLGDFEDRFEQFMLQEIREMILYAGEPKYLLYGTDWPICGMKSYLKFIRGLGLPEKSLELIMWQNAARLFKLEVKDGKVVN; the protein is encoded by the coding sequence ATGATCATCGATTGCCATACGCATCTGAATAACTATCACGAAGAGCGAGTTCGCTCGATCACCGAGTGCCTGGATCATCTGCAGAAGGACATGTCGGACAATCGTGTCGACTATGCGTTGGTGCTCAGTTCGTACAAGATCACGCCTCACCGGCCGGCCACGCGCGACGTCGTACAGGCCACGCGTGATCTCGACAACATCGCCGTCGTCGCCGGCATCAGCTATTTGCATTACAAGGAACGCGACCTGCGCGAAATGGCCGACTTCCTGGCCGATGGTTTGGTAAAAGGGTTGAAGCTGTACCCCGGGTACGAACCCTTCTACCCGCACGATAAACGTTTGCAGGTCATCTACGACCTGGCGATCGAGTTCGACGTGCCGGTGATGATCCATAGCGGTGATACGTACAGCCCGACCGGCAAAGTGCGGTTCTCGCATCCGCTGCATATCGATGACGTCGCGGTCGACTTTCCTGATTTGAAGATCGTCATTTGCCACGTCGGCAATCCATGGATTCGCGACTGCATGGAAGTCGTTTACAAAAACGAAAACGCCCACGCCGATATCAGCGGGCTGGTGCTCGGGGACTTCGAAGACCGCTTCGAACAGTTCATGCTGCAAGAGATTCGCGAGATGATCCTCTACGCTGGCGAACCAAAGTACCTGCTGTACGGCACCGACTGGCCCATCTGCGGGATGAAGAGCTACCTGAAATTCATCCGCGGTCTGGGCCTGCCGGAGAAGAGTTTAGAATTGATCATGTGGCAAAACGCGGCCCGGCTCTTCAAGCTCGAGGTGAAGGATGGTAAGGTCGTGAATTAA